One window of the Corvus moneduloides isolate bCorMon1 chromosome 10, bCorMon1.pri, whole genome shotgun sequence genome contains the following:
- the DTYMK gene encoding thymidylate kinase, whose translation MAARRGALIALEGVDRAGKSTQGRRLVEALRAAGHGADLIRFPDRTTEIGQLISSYLGREKNLEDHTIHLLFSANRWEHVPTMKEKLQQGITVVVDRYAFSGVAFTSAKGNFCLDWCKQPDVGLPKPDLILFLQLSPEEAAERGNFGHERYETSPFQEKVLQSFYCLMEDKTLNWKTVDASKSIEDLHREIKSIAEKTMQEVQNKPLGELWK comes from the exons AtggcggcgcggcgcggggcgctGATCGCGCTGGAGGGCGTGGATCGCGCCGGCAAGAGCACCCAGGGCCGGCGGCTCGTGGAGGCCCTGCGGGCCGCAGGGCACGGCGCCGACCTCATCCGCTTCCCGG ACAGAACCACAGAGATTGGGCAGCTGATCAGCTCCTacctggggagggagaagaacCTGGAGGACCACACCATTCACCTGCTCTTCTCTGCCAACCGCTGGGAACACGT ACCGACGATGAAGGAGAAACTACAGCAGGGGATCACGGTTGTGGTTGACAGATACGCCTTCTCTGGAGTGGCCTTCACAAGTGCCAAAGGG AACTTCTGCCTGGACTGGTGCAAACAGCCTGATGTTGGACTCCCAAAGCCAGACCTGATCTTGTTTCTCCAGTTAAGCCCGGAAGAAGCAGCGGAACGAGGGAACTTTGGACATGAACGTTATGAGACCAGCCCCTTCCAAGAGAAAGTTCTCCAGTCCTTCTATTGCTTAATGGAGGACAAGACCCTAAACTGGAAG ACAGTGGATGCTTCAAAGAGCATTGAAGACTTGCACAGAGAAATCAAGTCCATTGCAGAGAAAACTATGCAGGAGGTTCAGAATAAACCTCTGGGCGAACTCTGGAAATGA